Proteins from one uncultured Desulfuromonas sp. genomic window:
- a CDS encoding glyceraldehyde-3-phosphate dehydrogenase codes for MESNKAEEYLNDWTERVDLAEKMVPIIGSLYRNQGVNINIYGRTLVNRTPVGILRAHRFARQILDSEISVRDSFPILEAVNNLELAPGKVDIGKLTHRFEQQDNGLSVADFVAKELAEINTGTATVLDEPRDVVLYGFGRIGRLLARILIEQTGGGNKLRVRAAVVRKGSEDDLCKRASLLRRDSVHGRFQGVIKVDEEQNAIIANGNMIKIIYSDAPENIDYTEYGINNAIVIDNTGKWRDREGLGRHLKAKGVSKVILTAPGKGDIPNIVFGVNNELIAQEKEIFSAASCTTNAIVPVLKAVEDKFGIISGHVETCHSYTNDQNLIDNYHNKPRRGRGAPLNMVLTETGAAKAVAKALPELAGKLTGNAIRVPTPNVSMAILNLTLKKGTTVEELNTHLRDVSLDSPLQDQIDYTNSPEVVSSDFVGSQYAGVVDSLATIVDGDRCVLYVWYDNEYGYSCQVVGLLKEIVGLNLPTLPR; via the coding sequence ATGGAGAGCAACAAGGCGGAAGAGTATTTAAACGACTGGACTGAACGCGTCGATTTGGCAGAAAAAATGGTACCGATTATCGGCAGCCTGTATCGTAATCAGGGCGTCAACATCAATATTTATGGCCGCACCCTGGTCAACAGAACACCCGTCGGCATCCTGCGCGCTCATCGCTTTGCCCGCCAGATCCTCGACAGCGAAATTTCCGTTCGCGACAGCTTTCCCATCCTTGAAGCCGTTAACAACCTCGAACTGGCCCCCGGCAAGGTTGATATAGGTAAACTCACCCATCGTTTCGAGCAACAGGACAACGGCCTGAGTGTTGCGGACTTTGTTGCCAAAGAGCTGGCCGAGATCAACACCGGCACTGCCACAGTTCTCGACGAGCCGCGTGATGTTGTACTGTACGGCTTTGGCCGCATCGGCCGTCTGCTGGCGCGCATCCTTATCGAGCAAACCGGCGGTGGCAACAAACTGCGTGTTCGTGCTGCCGTTGTTCGCAAAGGCAGCGAAGACGATCTGTGCAAACGCGCCAGCCTGCTGCGTCGTGATTCCGTTCACGGCCGTTTCCAGGGCGTGATCAAGGTCGATGAAGAGCAAAATGCCATCATCGCCAACGGCAACATGATCAAGATTATCTACTCCGATGCTCCGGAAAACATCGATTACACCGAGTACGGCATCAACAACGCCATCGTCATCGATAACACCGGTAAATGGCGTGACCGTGAAGGTCTCGGTCGTCATCTCAAAGCCAAAGGCGTTTCCAAAGTGATTCTCACCGCCCCCGGCAAAGGCGACATTCCCAATATCGTGTTTGGTGTCAACAACGAGCTGATCGCCCAGGAAAAAGAGATCTTCTCCGCAGCCAGCTGCACCACCAACGCGATTGTTCCGGTGCTCAAAGCGGTTGAAGACAAATTCGGCATTATCAGTGGTCACGTAGAGACCTGCCACTCCTACACCAACGACCAGAACCTCATCGACAACTATCACAACAAGCCCCGTCGTGGTCGTGGTGCCCCGTTGAACATGGTTCTCACCGAAACCGGCGCGGCCAAAGCCGTGGCCAAGGCCCTGCCCGAACTGGCCGGCAAACTGACCGGCAACGCTATCCGCGTGCCGACCCCCAACGTGTCCATGGCGATCCTCAACCTGACCCTGAAAAAAGGGACCACGGTTGAAGAACTCAACACTCACCTGCGCGACGTGTCCCTCGACTCACCGCTGCAGGATCAGATCGACTACACCAACTCGCCCGAAGTCGTCTCTTCCGACTTTGTCGGTTCGCAGTACGCCGGTGTGGTTGACTCCCTGGCCACCATCGTCGACGGTGATCGCTGTGTGCTCTATGTCTGGTACGACAACGAATACGGTTACAGCTGTCAGGTCGTTGGCCTGCTCAAGGAGATTGTCGGCCTCAACCTGCCTACTCTGCCGCGTTAA
- a CDS encoding rubredoxin, whose product MEKYVCGPCGYIYDPAEGDPDSGIAAGTAFADLPDDWVCPVCGVGKDAFDPYDE is encoded by the coding sequence ATGGAAAAGTACGTCTGTGGGCCGTGTGGTTACATTTATGACCCTGCCGAAGGTGATCCCGATTCCGGTATCGCCGCAGGCACTGCCTTTGCCGATCTGCCGGATGACTGGGTTTGCCCTGTATGTGGTGTGGGCAAGGATGCGTTTGATCCTTACGACGAATAA
- a CDS encoding rubredoxin produces MEKYVCTACGYVYDPAEGDPDSGIDPGTAFADIPDDWVCPICGVSKDMFELVTE; encoded by the coding sequence ATGGAAAAGTATGTTTGCACGGCCTGTGGTTATGTGTACGATCCTGCTGAGGGAGATCCCGATTCCGGTATTGATCCGGGAACCGCTTTTGCCGATATTCCTGATGATTGGGTTTGCCCGATATGTGGGGTATCAAAAGATATGTTTGAGCTGGTCACTGAATAG
- a CDS encoding ChaN family lipoprotein, giving the protein MRQILFVTLLLTILSVTGCAPTPETLGRAANPYPLTEKPVPDTLVHLPTGTIVSTEQMLADISSDRIIYAGETHDNPASHRFQLTILNHLIQRYPQHVAVGMEMFHHDQQPVLDRWIAGELDEKSFLRQLHWYESWGIDYAYYRDLLTTMREHHIPIIALNVSPKQKMAVMQGKETTPQVDDPYYHATLMAYFAGHDHGNGEAEAFIRIQNLWDNTMAQTVVDYLSQPEHTHDHLLVLAGGNHVRNGFGIPRRVYQKLPLSYSLVGNDEVEIDDSKQDRFMQVTLPELPLLPYDYLLYNRYEAGPQHMRLGVLLEQQDDGVVIDKVMPGSLAESSGIKAQDRIVSLNGEAVKEPFDVIYALRQQQPGDTVTLIVERQAESIKVRVTFAQ; this is encoded by the coding sequence ATGCGCCAAATTTTGTTCGTAACACTCCTGCTGACGATCCTGTCCGTCACCGGTTGCGCCCCAACGCCTGAAACTCTGGGGCGCGCCGCCAATCCTTACCCTCTGACCGAAAAGCCGGTTCCTGACACGCTCGTCCATCTGCCAACCGGAACCATCGTCTCCACAGAGCAGATGCTTGCCGACATTAGCAGTGATCGCATCATTTATGCTGGAGAGACTCATGACAATCCGGCATCACACCGTTTTCAACTCACCATTCTCAACCACCTGATTCAGCGCTATCCGCAACATGTCGCGGTCGGCATGGAAATGTTTCATCACGATCAGCAGCCGGTTCTTGATCGCTGGATTGCCGGCGAGCTGGACGAAAAAAGTTTCCTGCGTCAACTGCACTGGTATGAGAGCTGGGGCATCGATTATGCCTACTACCGCGATCTGCTCACCACGATGCGTGAACATCACATTCCCATCATTGCCCTCAATGTCAGCCCTAAACAAAAAATGGCGGTGATGCAGGGTAAAGAAACCACGCCACAGGTGGATGATCCGTATTACCATGCCACGCTGATGGCCTACTTTGCCGGACATGATCACGGCAACGGCGAAGCAGAGGCGTTTATTCGCATCCAGAACCTGTGGGACAACACCATGGCGCAAACCGTGGTCGACTATCTTAGCCAGCCAGAACATACGCACGATCACCTGCTGGTTTTGGCCGGTGGCAATCATGTCCGCAACGGCTTCGGCATTCCTCGCCGTGTCTACCAGAAATTGCCGCTATCCTACAGTCTGGTCGGTAATGATGAAGTGGAGATCGATGACAGCAAGCAGGATCGCTTTATGCAGGTCACATTGCCGGAACTGCCGCTGCTGCCTTACGACTACCTGCTCTACAATCGTTACGAAGCCGGGCCGCAACATATGCGACTGGGCGTGCTGCTTGAGCAGCAGGATGACGGTGTGGTGATTGACAAAGTGATGCCGGGGAGCCTGGCGGAATCTTCTGGAATTAAAGCTCAGGACCGGATTGTTTCGCTCAATGGCGAAGCCGTCAAAGAGCCCTTTGATGTGATCTATGCGCTGCGTCAACAGCAGCCGGGAGATACGGTAACTCTTATAGTGGAGCGTCAGGCGGAGTCGATTAAGGTCCGAGTAACATTTGCACAATAG
- a CDS encoding class II fructose-bisphosphate aldolase, protein MADKTHYTELGLVNTRDIFKKAVSGGYAIPAYNFNNMEQLQAIIHASIETNSPVIIQVSKGARNYANATMLRWMAKGAVEMAREMGSQVPICLHLDHGDSFELCQSCIDSGFSSVMIDGSHLPYEENVALTRKVVEYAHQFDVTVEGELGVLAGIEDEVQAEHSTYTQPDEVEDFVKKTGVDSLAISIGTSHGAYKFKLAEGEEVPPLRFDILKEIEQRIPGFPIVLHGASSVVQSYVQLINQYGGHLDGAVGVPEEQLRQAAASAVCKINIDSDGRLAMTAKVREYLANNAGEFDPRKYLGAARSELIALMKHKNETVLGSAGKA, encoded by the coding sequence ATGGCAGACAAAACGCATTATACCGAACTTGGTCTGGTCAATACTCGTGATATCTTTAAGAAAGCGGTCAGTGGCGGCTATGCCATTCCAGCATACAATTTCAATAATATGGAGCAACTCCAGGCGATTATTCACGCCAGCATTGAAACCAATTCTCCGGTGATTATCCAGGTGAGTAAAGGGGCGCGTAATTACGCCAATGCCACCATGCTGCGTTGGATGGCGAAAGGGGCTGTGGAGATGGCACGTGAGATGGGATCGCAGGTCCCTATCTGCCTGCATCTGGATCACGGCGATTCGTTTGAGTTGTGTCAGTCGTGCATCGACTCCGGTTTTTCTTCAGTCATGATTGACGGCTCTCATCTGCCTTATGAAGAGAATGTCGCTTTGACCCGTAAGGTCGTGGAGTACGCCCATCAGTTTGATGTGACCGTCGAAGGTGAGCTTGGTGTTCTTGCCGGCATTGAAGATGAGGTTCAAGCCGAGCATTCCACCTACACCCAGCCCGATGAAGTGGAAGACTTTGTCAAGAAAACAGGAGTAGACTCACTGGCCATCTCCATCGGGACCAGCCATGGTGCGTATAAATTCAAGCTGGCCGAAGGTGAAGAGGTGCCACCGTTGCGTTTTGATATCCTTAAAGAGATTGAGCAGCGCATCCCCGGGTTTCCCATTGTCCTGCACGGGGCATCCAGTGTGGTGCAGAGCTATGTACAACTGATCAATCAGTATGGCGGCCATCTTGATGGTGCTGTCGGTGTTCCTGAAGAGCAACTGCGTCAGGCGGCTGCCAGTGCCGTGTGTAAGATTAACATCGATTCCGACGGCCGGCTGGCCATGACCGCCAAAGTGCGAGAGTATCTGGCCAACAATGCTGGAGAGTTTGACCCGCGTAAATATCTCGGCGCGGCACGCAGTGAACTGATTGCACTGATGAAGCATAAAAATGAAACCGTTCTGGGCAGTGCTGGAAAAGCGTGA
- a CDS encoding ferritin — protein sequence MISDSMTKALNEQMNYEFYSANIYLSMSAYCNHKGLDGFANWFYNQYQEEMIHAMKFYHYILDQGQPVEIDQCPKPENDFGAPLEMFQTTLGHEQEVTKRIYSLVDLALDERDHGTNSFLQWFVTEQVEEEATVNSIIDKLKLVEGTGNGIFMLNNDLGQRQAPTETV from the coding sequence ATGATCAGTGATTCCATGACCAAAGCGCTTAACGAGCAGATGAACTACGAATTTTATTCCGCCAATATTTATCTGTCGATGAGTGCCTATTGTAACCACAAAGGCCTGGATGGTTTCGCCAACTGGTTTTACAACCAGTATCAGGAAGAGATGATTCATGCCATGAAGTTTTACCACTACATTCTCGATCAGGGGCAACCGGTGGAGATCGATCAGTGTCCTAAGCCGGAGAATGATTTCGGCGCGCCTCTGGAGATGTTTCAGACCACGCTGGGCCATGAGCAGGAAGTGACCAAACGCATTTACTCTCTGGTCGATCTGGCTCTTGACGAGCGTGATCACGGCACCAATTCGTTTTTGCAGTGGTTTGTCACTGAGCAAGTTGAAGAGGAAGCAACAGTTAACAGCATTATTGACAAGCTGAAATTGGTTGAAGGTACCGGCAATGGTATTTTTATGCTGAACAATGACCTTGGCCAACGTCAGGCTCCGACAGAAACGGTTTAA